A stretch of the Opisthocomus hoazin isolate bOpiHoa1 chromosome 2, bOpiHoa1.hap1, whole genome shotgun sequence genome encodes the following:
- the CCR6 gene encoding C-C chemokine receptor type 6, with product MNSTESHTTDDSYYADYPSLITQPCSKLEVRHFTKTFLPVAYSLICIIGLVGNIFVVMTFALYERTKSMTDVYLFNMAIADILFVLTLPLWAVNYAADRWIFGDFICKMTRGIYAINFSCGMLLLAFISVDRYIAIVQATKSFKLRARTLAYSKLICLVVWVSSILISSSSFLYSESYIFSTNETKEICDQKFDGMSESTMLKSLLLCLQVGFGFFIPFIFMVFCYTLIVKSLQQAQNSKRNKAIRVIVLIVAVFLVCQVPYNIVLLVTAVNMGKIDKSCENEKVMAYVKYTTEAIAFLHCCVNPVLYAFIGVKFRSYFVKIMKDLWCVRYKKYNKRSSRTNSDNCHSRQTSEILTDNGSSFTI from the exons atgaattct ACAGAGTCTCACACCACAGATGATTCGTATTATGCAGACTATCCTTCTCTAATCACACAACCTTGCTCTAAGCTGGAAGTCAGGCACTTCACGAAAACATTTCTGCCAGTCGCATACTCGTTGATTTGCATCATCGGCCTCGTTGGCAACATCTTTGTAGTGATGACCTTCGCTTTGTATGAAAGAACCAAGTCCATGACCGACGTGTACCTCTTCAACATGGCCATAGCAGACATCCTGTTTGTTCTCACTCTCCCACTGTGGGCAGTGAATTATGCTGCCGACAGATGGATTTTTGGTGATTTCATTTGCAAAATGACCAGAGGTATCTATGCAATCAACTTCAGCTGTGGCATGCTGCTTTTGGCCTTTATCAGCGTGGACCGGTACATTGCGATCGTACAGGCCACAAAGTCGTTTAAACTCCGGGCGAGAACGCTCGCATACAGTAAACTCATTTGTTTGGTCGTGTGGGTATCATCCATTTTAATCTCTAGTTCCTCTTTTCTGTACAGTGAAAGTTACATCTTCTCCACCAATGAAACCAAGGAGATCTGTGATCAGAAATTTGATGGAATGTCTGAAAGCACGATGCTCAAGTCACTGCTGCTGTGTCTACAAGTTGGATTTGGATTTTTTATACCTTTCATATTCATGGTTTTTTGCTACACGTTAATTGTCAAATCCTTACAACAAGCTCAGAAttccaaaagaaacaaagcaatccGTGTGATCGTATTAATTGTAGCTGTTTTTCTAGTTTGCCAGGTGCCTTATAACATCGTTCTTCTTGTGACAGCCGTAAATATGGGCAAGATAGACAAATCTTGTGAAAATGAGAAGGTAATGGCCTATGTGAAGTACACCACTGAAGCCATAGCATTTTTACACTGCTGCGTGAACCCTGTGCTCTATGCATTCATTGGAGTGAAGTTCAGAAGCTATTTTGTGAAGATAATGAAAGACCTATGGTGCGTCAGGTACAAGAAATACAATAAACGTAGTTCAAGGACAAACTCTGATAACTGTCATTCAAGACAGACTAGTGAAATTCTGACAGACAATGGATCTTCTTTCACTATCTAA